DNA sequence from the Entomomonas asaccharolytica genome:
TAGTCGCATTTATCAAACAGTTTTTAGACCACACCTTAAAAAATTTGCAGAAGAAACAATTTTAAAAGCACTTGCTAAACAAGCTGCTTAGGAGAACATCATGTTTGATTTAGTTAAAGCTGCTGAAATCTCAGTATTACAAGCAAAGGTAGTACAGCAAGAACCGAGGTTACGCCCCTATTTTGAATATGGTTTTGGCTCTGTATCTGCATCCATTAAAAACTCAAAAGGTCATGTGTTAATGAACCTTTATGTTTCTGAAGATACAGAAAATGCTCAAAGAGAAATAGATCACTATCACCAAAAATTATTACTTATGTTAATGCCATGATTTTATTTCTAAAAAGTCAGGTTAAAAAATTGTAGTTTTTTTACTATCCGCTTAATACAGAAGGTTTTTAAGCCTCTCCCATTAGCAACAGTGGTATTAAGCAAAATGAATACTAGCAGAGGTATTAAGAATGTCATCGAACAACCAGCAAAGTAAAACACATTTTAGAAAGGCTTTTAAGTCACCGTACTTAAGCAGTGCCGATATTGTTGAACCTATTGTACTCACGATCAAGTATGTAAAACTCGAATTAGACAAGACCAAGAAAACAAAAGAAGCGTTTAATACGGCCTATTTTGTAGAAAAAGAAATTAGAGTAGGTGAACCATTAAAACCTATGATTTTAAATGTCTCTAATAGTAAGGTTATGAGACAACTCACTGGCTCTTCATTTTTAGAAGATTGGCAGGATGTAAAAGTTACTATCTATGTTGATAGTAATGTTAAATTTGGTCGTGATACGGTAGAAGGTTTAAGGATTTCGCCATTTAGCTCTGAAAAGGTAAGGTTATTACCTGAGCATACAATTCAATGGGAAAATGCTAAAAAATCCTATAAGAAAAATGGCAATTTAGACAAAGTGCTTGCTAAAGTGAGTATGTCTCAAGAACACCAAGCTCAACTAATTGAGGAGTGTAGCTATGAAATGGCATAACATTCAGCAAAATAGTGAAGCTTGGGATCAGGTCAGACTAGGAAAAGTCACTGCCTCTAATTTTGGCCATATCATGGCTAATGATGGTGGTGCATTTGGTGATACCGCAAAGAAATATGCTTTACAAGTAGCTTTAGAATTAGCTACAGGTCAAAAAGCGGAGCATAGTTTTAGTAATAGACACATGGAAAGAGGCCATGAACAAGAACCAGTAGCAAAGATGCTTTATGAAAACACCTATTTTGTTGATGTGACTAATGGTGGCTTTTTTGATCATAGTGATTATGGAGACTCTCCTGATGGACTAGTTGATGATGATGGTGTAATCGAAATTAAAAGTGTAATTGCTTCAACTCATTACGCCACTCTTAAAAGGAAATCCTTTGATCCTGCTTACAGATGGCAATTGATAGGTCACTTAGATTGTACCAATAGGGATTGGGTAGACTTTATAAGTTACTGTTCTGATTTTCCTGAAGATTCAAGGCTATTTGTTTATCGACTTAATAGAAGTGATTATTTAGAAGATATAGAAAGATTGAGAGAAAGACGATCACAGTTTATTAAGTTAGTACAAGATGTTTTACACAATATTCAAAGTAACCACTAATAAAGAAGACGAGCAAGGTAATAAGGTATTCAATAAATCATCAATAGCTATCAATGATATTGAAAACCATCCAAATACTCATGCAAAAATAACAAGGTCTGATTTTATTACAGATCTTGTTATTTCTAAAATTTTCTAAGTTTAGGCTTTTTACATGAGTGAAGTTTGCGATATTTTTGTTACACCAGATGAAATTAAACGAATCACTGGCTATAAACGACCACATGAGCAAAAAAAATGGTTAGAAACTAATGGTTGGAAGTTTGAACTCGATAGCGCAGGCAGACCTGTTATTCATAGAGAGGTTATGAACCTACGTTTTGGTGTTCCTTGTAATAATACTAATCATATAGAAGAAACCGATTTTATTTTAGATACTACTAAGATCAAATGATATGGCTAAAAAGAAACCTGAAAATAACGATCTTCCCAAAAGAATGAAAAAAAGAACCAAAAAATTAAAAAGTGGTAAAGTTTGGCTCTGTTATTACTACGATGGAAGAAAAGATGGTAAAAGGATAGAGATTTCATTAGGTCAAGATTTAGAAGATGCACTTATTGAATGGGCAAAACTAGAAGGCAAAAAACTTACACCTAAAATAAGAAAAAAAGATACTTTAGGATATTTATTTGATCTTTATCTTGAAAGAATAGCACCTACAAAATCACCCCGTACACAGCTTGATTATAAATGGGAAATTGATCAATTACGGAAAGTATTTGAAGATGCCCCTATTAACTCTATAAAACCACATCATATTGCACAATATCGTGATACTCGTACAGCTAAAGTTAGAGCTAATCGAGAAATAGCTAGATTATCACATATTTATAATGTAGCAATAGAATGGGGTATGGCTGATTTTAATCCAGTTAAAGGAGTTAGAAAAAATAAAGAGAAACCTCGTGACTATTATGCTGAAGATCATGTTTTTTATGCTGTACTTAAACATGCCTCTCAAGAATTAAAAGATATTATGGGTATTGCTTACTTTACAGGCCAACGCCCTGCTGATGTTATAAAAATTAAAGTATCTGACATAAATCCAGATCATTTATTTATTGGACAAAATAAAAGAGGTCATAAATTACGGATAAAGCTTAACACTGATAAAGGTAGAACAACACTAGGGTTACTAATAGACAATATTCTTAGCAGAAAACAAGATAATCATCCTAGCTTAGTTACAGTCAATGGGGAAGGAATAACTTATGCTATGAGAAGGAGTCGTTTTGATAATGCCCGTAATGCTGCTGCTAATGAAGCTTTAATAAATAATAATGAAGAATTAGCAGATCAAATTAAAAAATTCCAATTTCGGGATTTAAGACCTAAAGCAGCTACAGATATGGACGATATTAATTTAGCAAGTAAGTTATTAGGCCACACTAAACAAAAAATTACTGAGCTTATTTATATCAGAAAAGGACAAGAAGTCACACCATTAGAACGTAAATAATGGGGGAAGATAAAAAAAAGATGGGGGAAGATTTTATTTTAAAGGTAAATCACAGGCGATAAAAAAGCCCTGTACCTATTGTGATACAGGGCATATCTGGCGGAAGCGCAGAGATTCGAACTCTGGGAGGGCGTTAACCCTCGCCGGTTTTCAAGACCGGTGCTTTAAACCAACTCAGCCACACTTCCGGTTCGGGTGCATATGATACCCGATTGTTACAGTCTGTCAAATATTATCTGTTGTTTTTTTCTGATAAATGTATATTATCTCACTTATTAAAATTACAAATAACTACTTAACTTAACAATTACTACTGGATTCGCAATATTTAGGAGCTGTATTTATGAATGATCGATATAAATCTCACGAGCCGAATACTTACACAATGGCTAATGATAACTATGTGATGGAACATGCCAGTCAACTTTTAGTAAGTAAGGTTTTACGTAACACTTACTCATTGTTAGCATTAACTTTAACGTTCTCTGCTATTACTTGCTATATAGCAATGGCTATGAATGTGCAACGTATGAACATTTTTGTGTTATTAGTTGGTGTTTATGGTTTAATGTTCTTAACGGTTAAACTAAGAAACTCTATTTGGGGCTTAGTAAGCACTTTTGCTTTTACTGGCTTCCTAGGTTTTACCTTAGCACCTACCTTAAATATGTATCTACATATGCCTAATGGCGCAAGTATTATTACCTCTGCGTTAGGTCTAACTGCTTTTGCTTTCTTTGGGCTATCTGCTTTTGTATTAATTACTCGCAAAGATATGAGTTTCTTAGGCAATTTTATTACTGTAGGTTTCTTTGTATTAATCGGTGCCATGGTACTAGCCTTTATTACTAATATCCCTGGTTTATATTTAGCGTTAAGTGCTGGTTTTATTCTATTCTCATCAGCTGCTATTTTATATCAAACCAGTGCAATTATTCATGGTGGCGAAACAAACTATATTATGGCAACTATTACTTTATTCGTTTCTATTTATAATATATTTGTTAGTTTATTAAGCATCTTAGGCGTTGCGTCTAGTGATTAATATTAACGACTTTTAAAAAGCCCGCTTTGCGGGCTTTTTTATATAAGTGCTTATGAAATTTACTATTGCTATCTATTGTCCACCACAAAGCCCTGCTTCTAGAAGAGCATTACGCTTTACTCAAACTGTATTGCAAACAGGCCATACTATTGAGCGTTTATTTTTTTATCAGCAAGGTATTTATAATGCTATTAGTAGTATCGTAACACCGCAAGATGAATTTGATATTCACCTAGCATGGCAAACCTTAATTGAAGAAAATAATTTAGATGCTGTTGTCTGCATTGCAGCGGCATTACGCCGTGGTCAATTAGATAAAACGGAAGCAAAACGTTACCAAAAAACAGCTATTACTATTTTACCACCTTGGCAACTCTCTGGACTTGGTCAGCTACATGAAGCCATCCAAAATAGTGATCGTTTTATTTGTTTTGGAGGTAATGCTTAATGGCAAAGTCGATGTTAATCATTTGTAAACAGGCTCCATGGGGTAATATTTCTGTAAGGGAAATATTAGACTTAGCCTTAGCAGGTGGTGCCTTTGATCTACCTATTAGCCTACTTTTTCTAGAAGATGGTGTTTTTCAATTAGTAGCTAATCAACAAGCTAAAACTATTCAACAAAAAGATATATCTGCTAACTTACAAGCGTTACCCTTATTTGGTATTGAAGAATTATTAGTAGCAGAAGATAGCCTAGCACAGCGCGGCTTAACAACTGAACAATTGATCTTACCTGTCAAGCTTATACCGCAACAGCAATTGACTGATTTATTAACGCAA
Encoded proteins:
- a CDS encoding lambda exonuclease family protein codes for the protein MKWHNIQQNSEAWDQVRLGKVTASNFGHIMANDGGAFGDTAKKYALQVALELATGQKAEHSFSNRHMERGHEQEPVAKMLYENTYFVDVTNGGFFDHSDYGDSPDGLVDDDGVIEIKSVIASTHYATLKRKSFDPAYRWQLIGHLDCTNRDWVDFISYCSDFPEDSRLFVYRLNRSDYLEDIERLRERRSQFIKLVQDVLHNIQSNH
- a CDS encoding DUF4224 domain-containing protein; the protein is MSEVCDIFVTPDEIKRITGYKRPHEQKKWLETNGWKFELDSAGRPVIHREVMNLRFGVPCNNTNHIEETDFILDTTKIK
- a CDS encoding tyrosine-type recombinase/integrase produces the protein MAKKKPENNDLPKRMKKRTKKLKSGKVWLCYYYDGRKDGKRIEISLGQDLEDALIEWAKLEGKKLTPKIRKKDTLGYLFDLYLERIAPTKSPRTQLDYKWEIDQLRKVFEDAPINSIKPHHIAQYRDTRTAKVRANREIARLSHIYNVAIEWGMADFNPVKGVRKNKEKPRDYYAEDHVFYAVLKHASQELKDIMGIAYFTGQRPADVIKIKVSDINPDHLFIGQNKRGHKLRIKLNTDKGRTTLGLLIDNILSRKQDNHPSLVTVNGEGITYAMRRSRFDNARNAAANEALINNNEELADQIKKFQFRDLRPKAATDMDDINLASKLLGHTKQKITELIYIRKGQEVTPLERK
- a CDS encoding Bax inhibitor-1/YccA family protein, with amino-acid sequence MANDNYVMEHASQLLVSKVLRNTYSLLALTLTFSAITCYIAMAMNVQRMNIFVLLVGVYGLMFLTVKLRNSIWGLVSTFAFTGFLGFTLAPTLNMYLHMPNGASIITSALGLTAFAFFGLSAFVLITRKDMSFLGNFITVGFFVLIGAMVLAFITNIPGLYLALSAGFILFSSAAILYQTSAIIHGGETNYIMATITLFVSIYNIFVSLLSILGVASSD
- the tusD gene encoding sulfurtransferase complex subunit TusD, with amino-acid sequence MKFTIAIYCPPQSPASRRALRFTQTVLQTGHTIERLFFYQQGIYNAISSIVTPQDEFDIHLAWQTLIEENNLDAVVCIAAALRRGQLDKTEAKRYQKTAITILPPWQLSGLGQLHEAIQNSDRFICFGGNA
- the tusC gene encoding sulfurtransferase complex subunit TusC, producing MAKSMLIICKQAPWGNISVREILDLALAGGAFDLPISLLFLEDGVFQLVANQQAKTIQQKDISANLQALPLFGIEELLVAEDSLAQRGLTTEQLILPVKLIPQQQLTDLLTQYDVVVTN